Proteins from one Mycteria americana isolate JAX WOST 10 ecotype Jacksonville Zoo and Gardens chromosome 1, USCA_MyAme_1.0, whole genome shotgun sequence genomic window:
- the LOC142407797 gene encoding uncharacterized protein LOC142407797 codes for MPCLQVLEGARGPPRPLPPLLPSRPSPPPPSAPPAALTCSFRCRAAPRRLLRRRPGRRGWEGARGESVLPSLSAERHGEEDEERQPLPQPNAARRSRPAPARQGRWVTAAATAARALPGGPRAARRAAAGDDVKGERAAAAGRAEAAAPPYWGRAGKVGRPPRPGLPAGGSRLPAPRLLTGLRPGRQLWECRRRLAGLRGFGSPVSRPGPLRIVGVVNSVAEVQERTTERFGSEGTFKDHLSVPPAVGRDICH; via the exons ATGCCCTGTCTACAAGTTCTGGAAG gggcgcggggcccgccccgccccctcccgcctcTCCTCCCCTCacggccctcccctccccctccctccgcgCCCCCGGCCGCACTCACCTGCTCCTTCCGctgccgcgccgctccccgccgcctcctccgccgccgcccggggcggagagggtgggagggggcgaggggggagtCCGTCCTCCCGAGCCTGAGCGCGGAGCGACACGGAGAGGAAGACGAGGAGCGCCAGCCGCTCCCGCAGCCCAacgccgcccgccgctcccgccctGCGCCCGCGCGCCAGGGCCGCTGGGTaaccgccgccgccaccgccgcgcgCGCCCTTCCCGGCGGCCctcgcgccgcccgccgcgccgccgctggTGATGACGTCaaaggggagcgggcagcggcggcgggtcGGGCGGAAGCGGCGGCGCCGCCATATTGGGGGAGGGCGGGGAAGGTgggccggccgccccgcccggggctgcctgcgggcggaagccgcctccccgccccgcgcctcctCACGGGGCTTCGGCCGGGCCGGCAGCTTTGGGAGTGCCGCAGGCGTCTGGCCGGACTCCGTGGGTTTGGCAGTCCGGTTTCTCGGCCTGGGCCGCTCAGGATTGTGGGGGTGGTAAACAGTGTGGCTGAGGTGCAAGAAAGAAccacagaacggtttgggtcggaagggacctttaaagatcatctgtccgtcccccctgccgtgggcagggacatctgtcactag